The following proteins are co-located in the Malus sylvestris chromosome 13, drMalSylv7.2, whole genome shotgun sequence genome:
- the LOC126594864 gene encoding uncharacterized protein LOC126594864 isoform X2, whose amino-acid sequence MCSSCAPPSSSIFLPTYTFLLIRRRTLSPTLILLKPKSTRPRLRLSASLAQRNLDISWFPSDQSDDGDFGGWEIVDSPLPRRSPGLPKIVIVGIGASLAVIVAAIAHFSRSKRGALDEDAAVTEASPGTVPVVDSDNVTSAYVEKLERIIIPVAVDSTQQEALAVLKKLKIIEDDVKADELCTRREYARWLVQLNSSLERNAKHRLVPSVSLAGSIISAFDDVFVEDPDFGSIQALAEAGVIPSKLSQKSSSYDGLNGYGNINFSPERFISRQDLIDWKAHLEYDFLPGVIEKISTTTTVGFMDVKGMSSDAPAGLYIDMLTEESSILRKVFGQCKRLQPNKPSTKAQAAVALTSGRIAESVACELLRIKAENSARKAEMEVTRSELLDREDIQKFWDEKMNAEKAHGLEVENAYLAALQDLEQEKIFQEKNFAEMLKEKAAMDSQRHLLLSLKEEVNEMSEKLASERSTYVAERCDLQDTLNDLETKQESMLDTKSILEAEIEAIRILRSWVEDEARKSQARAKVLEEVGQRWKWNNQAP is encoded by the exons ATGTGCTCCTCTTGTGcacctccttcttcctccattTTCCTTCCCACGTACACTTTCTTACTTATACGACGCCGTACTCTCTCCCCGACCTTAATTCTCttgaaacccaaatccacaaggccCAGACTGCGCCTCTCTGCTTCGCTCGCCCAGCGAAACCTCGACATTTCATGGTTCCCATCGGACCAATCCGACGACGGCGACTTTGGCGGTTGGGAAATTGTCGATTCTCCGCTTCCCCGCAGAAGTCCAG GGTTACCTAAAATTGTGATTGTGGGTATTGGGGCTTCACTGGCGGTAATAGTTGCCGCCATTGCTCACTTTTCGCGGTCGAAGAGAG GAGCATTGGATGAGGATGCCGCGGTCACTGAGGCAAGTCCAGGGACTGTACCTGTTGTTGATAGCGACAATGTTACTTCAG CATATGTGGAGAAGCTTGAACGCATTATAATTCCTGTTGCCGTGGATTCTACTCAACAGGAAGCTCTAGCAGTTTTGAAGAAACTGAAG ATCATTGAAGATGATGTCAAGGCTGATGAGTTGTGTACTAGAAGGGAATATGCAAGATGGCTAGTTCAATTAAACTCATCATTGGAAAG GAATGCAAAGCACAGGCTTGTCCCATCAGTTTCACTTGCTGGATCCATAATTTCTGCATTTGATGATGTGTTTGTCGAAGACCCAGATTTTGGGTCTATTCAAG CTCTTGCGGAGGCTGGTGTCATTCCTAGCAAGTTATCACAGAAGAGCTCCAGTTATGACGGTCTAAATGGCTATGGAAATATCAATTTTTCACCTGAGAG GTTTATCTCTCGACAAGATCTAATTGATTGGAAAGCCCATTTAGAGTATGACTTTTTGCCAGGAGTAATAGAGAAG ATATCAACCACAACAACAGTAGGTTTTATGGATGTGAAAGGGATGAGTTCAGATGCACCAGCAGGACTATATATTGACATGCTGACAGAGGAAAGTAGCATACTCAGAAAAGTTTTTG GACAGTGCAAGCGGCTTCAGCcaaacaaaccttcaacaaAAGCACAAGCAGCAGTGGCGTTGACAAGTGGCAGGATCGCGGAATCAGTTGCTTGTGAATTGTTGAGAATAAAAGCTGAAAATTCTGCAAGAAAGGCTGAGATGGAAGTTACCAGGTCAGAATTGCTTGACAGGGAAGACATACAAAAGTTTTGGGATGAGAAAATGAATGCAGAGAAAGCACATGGTCTTGAGGTGGAGAATGCTTATCTTGCTGCCCTTCAGGATTTGGAACAGGAGAAGATTTTCCAAGAAAAGAATTTTGCTGAGATGTTAAAGGAGAAGGCAGCTATGGATTCTCAGAGGCATTTACTTCTCAGTCTCAAGGAAGAGGTCAATGAGATGTCAGAAAAGCTTGCGTCTGAGAGGTCTACTTACGTTGCGGAGAGGTGTGATTTGCAGGATACGCTCAACGATTTAGAGACGAAGCAGGAAAGTATGCTTGATACGAAATCTATACTTGAAGCTGAGATAGAAGCTATTCGGATTCTTAG ATCTTGGGTAGAGGATGAAGCAAGAAAAAGCCAAGCTCGTGCCAAGGTGCTCGAGGAGGTAGGACAAAGGTGGAAATGGAATAACCAGGCTCCTTGA
- the LOC126594866 gene encoding probable transmembrane ascorbate ferrireductase 4 encodes MATVTPSLVPLLFFARISGFAVAALVIFWAFSFKSSFLPHSSPQEDQGLIYSALHPLFMVIGFILISGEAILIHRWLPGSRSLKKSVHLCLQGVALASGIVGIWTKFQGKKGMVANFYSLHSWMGLICILLFGAQWLMGFLSFWHRGEVRAVRLRVLPWHIFLGLYTYGLAVATAETGLLEKLTFLQTKRNVSKHCTESMLVNSLGLGLALVSGIVILAAVSPKYQALQSKLIYSSDGKKCMSS; translated from the exons ATGGCGACAGTCACACCATCACTAGTTCCACTCCTCTTCTTTGCCAGAATCTCAGGGTTTGCAGTTGCAGCTCTGGTCATTTTCTGGGCTTTCTCCTTCAAGTCCAGCTTCCTTCCTCATTCTTCCCCACAAGAAGACCAAGGCCTCATTTATTCA GCTCTTCATCCTCTGTTCATGGTCATTGGGTTTATTCTCATTAGTGGAGAAG CAATTTTGATCCATAGGTGGTTGCCTGGTTCAAGGAGTTTGAAGAAATCAGTGCATTTGTGCCTTCAAGGCGTGGCTTTGGCTTCCGGGATAGTTGGGAtttggactaaatttcaagGGAAGAAGGGCATGGTGGCTAATTTCTATAGTTTGCATTCTTGGATGGGGTTGATCTGCATCCTCTTGTTTGGAGCTCAG TGGTTGATGGGGTTCCTGAGCTTCTGGCATCGAGGGGAAGTGCGCGCGGTGAGGCTAAGGGTGTTGCCGTGGCACATCTTCCTTGGACTCTACACGTACGGTCTGGCTGTGGCAACCGCAGAAACGGGGCTTTTGGAGAAGTTGACATTCTTACAAACGAAGAGGAATGTGTCTAAACACTGTACCGAGTCGATGCTTGTGAATAGTTTGGGACTGGGGCTGGCATTGGTCAGCGGCATTGTAATTTTGGCTGCAGTGTCGCCTAAATACCAAGCCCTTCAAAGTAAACTCATTTACTCATCAGATGGCAAAAAATGCATGTCTtcttaa
- the LOC126594864 gene encoding uncharacterized protein LOC126594864 isoform X1: MCSSCAPPSSSIFLPTYTFLLIRRRTLSPTLILLKPKSTRPRLRLSASLAQRNLDISWFPSDQSDDGDFGGWEIVDSPLPRRSPGLPKIVIVGIGASLAVIVAAIAHFSRSKRGFKFQITSPLHSVHGILSRGSDTESANQGALDEDAAVTEASPGTVPVVDSDNVTSAYVEKLERIIIPVAVDSTQQEALAVLKKLKIIEDDVKADELCTRREYARWLVQLNSSLERNAKHRLVPSVSLAGSIISAFDDVFVEDPDFGSIQALAEAGVIPSKLSQKSSSYDGLNGYGNINFSPERFISRQDLIDWKAHLEYDFLPGVIEKISTTTTVGFMDVKGMSSDAPAGLYIDMLTEESSILRKVFGQCKRLQPNKPSTKAQAAVALTSGRIAESVACELLRIKAENSARKAEMEVTRSELLDREDIQKFWDEKMNAEKAHGLEVENAYLAALQDLEQEKIFQEKNFAEMLKEKAAMDSQRHLLLSLKEEVNEMSEKLASERSTYVAERCDLQDTLNDLETKQESMLDTKSILEAEIEAIRILRSWVEDEARKSQARAKVLEEVGQRWKWNNQAP, encoded by the exons ATGTGCTCCTCTTGTGcacctccttcttcctccattTTCCTTCCCACGTACACTTTCTTACTTATACGACGCCGTACTCTCTCCCCGACCTTAATTCTCttgaaacccaaatccacaaggccCAGACTGCGCCTCTCTGCTTCGCTCGCCCAGCGAAACCTCGACATTTCATGGTTCCCATCGGACCAATCCGACGACGGCGACTTTGGCGGTTGGGAAATTGTCGATTCTCCGCTTCCCCGCAGAAGTCCAG GGTTACCTAAAATTGTGATTGTGGGTATTGGGGCTTCACTGGCGGTAATAGTTGCCGCCATTGCTCACTTTTCGCGGTCGAAGAGAG gttttaagtTTCAAATTACGAGTCCATTGCATTCTGTTCACGGGATATTGAGTCGGGGATCTGATACTGAATCTGCTAACCAAGGAGCATTGGATGAGGATGCCGCGGTCACTGAGGCAAGTCCAGGGACTGTACCTGTTGTTGATAGCGACAATGTTACTTCAG CATATGTGGAGAAGCTTGAACGCATTATAATTCCTGTTGCCGTGGATTCTACTCAACAGGAAGCTCTAGCAGTTTTGAAGAAACTGAAG ATCATTGAAGATGATGTCAAGGCTGATGAGTTGTGTACTAGAAGGGAATATGCAAGATGGCTAGTTCAATTAAACTCATCATTGGAAAG GAATGCAAAGCACAGGCTTGTCCCATCAGTTTCACTTGCTGGATCCATAATTTCTGCATTTGATGATGTGTTTGTCGAAGACCCAGATTTTGGGTCTATTCAAG CTCTTGCGGAGGCTGGTGTCATTCCTAGCAAGTTATCACAGAAGAGCTCCAGTTATGACGGTCTAAATGGCTATGGAAATATCAATTTTTCACCTGAGAG GTTTATCTCTCGACAAGATCTAATTGATTGGAAAGCCCATTTAGAGTATGACTTTTTGCCAGGAGTAATAGAGAAG ATATCAACCACAACAACAGTAGGTTTTATGGATGTGAAAGGGATGAGTTCAGATGCACCAGCAGGACTATATATTGACATGCTGACAGAGGAAAGTAGCATACTCAGAAAAGTTTTTG GACAGTGCAAGCGGCTTCAGCcaaacaaaccttcaacaaAAGCACAAGCAGCAGTGGCGTTGACAAGTGGCAGGATCGCGGAATCAGTTGCTTGTGAATTGTTGAGAATAAAAGCTGAAAATTCTGCAAGAAAGGCTGAGATGGAAGTTACCAGGTCAGAATTGCTTGACAGGGAAGACATACAAAAGTTTTGGGATGAGAAAATGAATGCAGAGAAAGCACATGGTCTTGAGGTGGAGAATGCTTATCTTGCTGCCCTTCAGGATTTGGAACAGGAGAAGATTTTCCAAGAAAAGAATTTTGCTGAGATGTTAAAGGAGAAGGCAGCTATGGATTCTCAGAGGCATTTACTTCTCAGTCTCAAGGAAGAGGTCAATGAGATGTCAGAAAAGCTTGCGTCTGAGAGGTCTACTTACGTTGCGGAGAGGTGTGATTTGCAGGATACGCTCAACGATTTAGAGACGAAGCAGGAAAGTATGCTTGATACGAAATCTATACTTGAAGCTGAGATAGAAGCTATTCGGATTCTTAG ATCTTGGGTAGAGGATGAAGCAAGAAAAAGCCAAGCTCGTGCCAAGGTGCTCGAGGAGGTAGGACAAAGGTGGAAATGGAATAACCAGGCTCCTTGA